From a region of the Lactuca sativa cultivar Salinas chromosome 4, Lsat_Salinas_v11, whole genome shotgun sequence genome:
- the LOC111878555 gene encoding uncharacterized protein LOC111878555, which translates to MEMLGDNRIEDVRWLCSLSESELDLLVSLKEMAIQRASFIGHESLANNFDLKKLRDLSFLLMQVQKQQLKESVHGCVERLNVARQEISEEFREMSAEELMAFIGSDRKKKISELFGDDFLTGKKKKKRKELGL; encoded by the coding sequence ATGGAGATGTTAGGAGACAATCGGATTGAAGATGTCCGTTGGTTATGTTCCCTCTCAGAATCCGAGTTGGATCTACTTGTCAGCCTGAAGGAGATGGCTATCCAAAGGGCATCTTTTATCGGACATGAATCTTTGGCCAACAATTTCGACTTAAAGAAGCTTAGAGATTTGAGTTTTCTGTTAATGCAAGTCCAAAAACAACAGTTGAAGGAATCTGTTCATGGATGTGTGGAGAGATTGAATGTAGCAAGACAAGAAATCAGTGAAGAATTTAGAGAAATGAGTGCAGAAGAGTTGATGGCTTTCATTGGTTCAGATAGAAAGAAAAAGATATCTGAGTTGTTTGGTGATGATTTTCTTacagggaagaagaagaagaagagaaaagaGTTGGGCCTGTAA